A DNA window from Oleomonas cavernae contains the following coding sequences:
- a CDS encoding efflux RND transporter permease subunit — protein MNLSKFFIDRPVFAGVLSVLIFLAGLLSLRVLPISEYPEVVPPQVVVRAQYPGANPKVIAETVATPIEEAINGVEGMIYMSSQGTTDGLMTLTVTFKLGTDPDKAQQLVQNRVSQAEPRLPEEVRRLGVTTIKSSPDLMLVVHLTSPNGRYDMTYLRNYAVLNVKDRLARIDGVGQVQLFGSGDYSMRIWLDPQKMAERGLSPSDVVNEIRAQNVQAAAGVVGASPSVPGIDLQLSVNAQGRLTSEEEFGDIVVKTGANGEVTRLRDVARIEMGASDYALRSLLNNKDAVAVPVFQAPGSNAIAISDKVREVMAQIKQNMPEGVDYSIVYDTTQFVRASIDAVVHTLLEAVLLVVIVVVVFLQTWRASIIPLVAVPISIIGTFAVMHLFGFSINALSLFGLVLAIGIVVDDAIVVVENVERNIEHGLNPREATYKAMREVSGPIIAIALVLIAVFVPLAFISGLTGQFYKQFALTIAISTVISAVNSLTLSPALASLLLKGHDAPKDGLTRFLDKALGWFFRGFNRFFGRASQAYGTGVTRIVSRKAVMMGLYLVLIGATVFLFRAIPGGFVPGQDKQYLVGFAQLPDAASLDRTEEVIRRMSEIALEQPGVENAIAFPGLSINGFTNSSNAGIVFVGLKPFADRESPELSGAAIAAALNQKYAHVQDAFIAMFPPPPVQGLGTIGGFKLQIEDQAGLGYDALNEATQAFMAKAATAPELAGLFSSFQVNVPQLYADIDRTKARQLGVAVTDVFDTLQIYLGSLYVNDFNKFGRTYSVRVQADAAFRARADDIGRLQVRSNTGEMVPLSALLNVEPSAGPERAIRYNGFLSADVNGGAAPGYSTGEAQAAVDRIAAETLPKGFGFEWTELTYQQILAGNSAILVFPVAILLVFLVLAAQYESLTLPLSIIMIVPMGLLAALTGVWLSDGDNNIFTQIGLIVLVGLSAKNAILIVEFARELEFAGRTPIQAAIEASRLRLRPILMTSLAFIMGVVPLVLSTGAGAEMRHAMGVAVFSGMLGVTLFGIFLTPVFYVLLRRVTGNKALKQHGEVPHLAAAPAE, from the coding sequence ATGAACCTCTCCAAATTCTTCATCGATCGCCCCGTCTTCGCCGGCGTGCTCTCGGTCCTCATCTTCCTGGCCGGCCTCCTTTCCCTGCGGGTCCTGCCGATTTCCGAATACCCGGAAGTGGTACCGCCCCAGGTGGTGGTACGCGCGCAGTATCCCGGCGCCAACCCCAAGGTCATCGCCGAAACCGTCGCCACGCCCATCGAGGAGGCGATCAACGGTGTCGAAGGCATGATCTACATGAGCAGCCAGGGCACCACCGACGGCCTGATGACCCTGACGGTTACCTTCAAGCTGGGCACCGACCCGGACAAGGCCCAGCAACTGGTGCAGAACCGCGTCTCCCAGGCCGAGCCGCGCCTGCCCGAGGAAGTTCGCCGCCTGGGCGTCACCACGATCAAGAGCTCGCCCGACCTGATGCTGGTGGTGCACCTGACCTCGCCCAACGGGCGCTATGACATGACCTATCTGCGCAACTATGCCGTCCTCAACGTCAAGGACCGGCTGGCGCGCATCGACGGCGTCGGCCAGGTGCAACTGTTCGGCTCGGGCGACTATTCCATGCGCATCTGGCTCGACCCGCAGAAGATGGCCGAGCGGGGCCTGTCGCCCAGCGATGTCGTCAACGAGATCCGCGCCCAGAACGTCCAGGCCGCCGCCGGCGTGGTGGGTGCTTCGCCCAGCGTGCCGGGCATCGACCTGCAATTGTCGGTCAACGCCCAGGGCCGCCTGACCAGCGAGGAGGAATTCGGCGACATCGTGGTGAAGACCGGGGCGAATGGCGAGGTCACCCGCCTGCGCGACGTGGCGCGGATCGAGATGGGCGCCTCGGATTACGCCCTGCGCTCGCTCCTCAACAACAAGGACGCGGTCGCCGTGCCGGTGTTCCAGGCGCCGGGCTCCAACGCCATCGCCATCTCCGACAAGGTTCGCGAGGTGATGGCGCAGATCAAGCAGAACATGCCCGAAGGCGTCGACTATTCGATCGTCTACGACACCACCCAGTTCGTCCGCGCCTCGATCGACGCGGTCGTGCACACCCTGCTGGAGGCGGTGCTGCTGGTGGTCATCGTCGTCGTGGTGTTCCTGCAGACCTGGCGCGCCTCGATCATCCCGCTGGTCGCCGTGCCGATCTCGATCATCGGCACCTTCGCGGTGATGCACCTGTTCGGCTTCTCGATCAACGCGCTCAGCCTGTTCGGCCTGGTACTGGCGATCGGCATCGTGGTCGACGACGCCATCGTCGTGGTCGAGAACGTCGAGCGCAATATCGAGCACGGCCTCAACCCGCGCGAGGCGACCTACAAGGCGATGCGCGAGGTCTCGGGCCCGATCATCGCCATCGCCCTGGTGCTGATCGCCGTATTCGTGCCGCTGGCCTTCATCAGCGGCCTCACCGGCCAGTTCTACAAGCAGTTCGCCCTGACCATCGCGATTTCGACCGTGATTTCGGCGGTCAACTCGCTGACCCTGTCGCCGGCCCTGGCCTCCCTGCTGCTGAAGGGTCATGACGCGCCCAAGGACGGCCTGACCCGTTTCCTGGATAAGGCGCTGGGCTGGTTCTTCCGCGGCTTCAACCGCTTCTTCGGCCGCGCGTCGCAGGCCTACGGCACCGGCGTCACCCGCATCGTCTCGCGCAAGGCGGTGATGATGGGCCTGTACCTGGTGCTGATCGGCGCCACCGTGTTCCTGTTCCGCGCTATTCCCGGCGGTTTCGTGCCGGGCCAGGACAAGCAGTATCTGGTGGGCTTTGCCCAATTGCCCGATGCCGCCAGCCTGGACCGGACTGAAGAGGTCATCCGGCGCATGAGCGAGATCGCCCTGGAACAGCCCGGTGTCGAGAACGCCATCGCCTTCCCCGGCCTCTCCATCAACGGCTTCACCAACTCGTCCAACGCCGGCATTGTCTTCGTCGGCCTCAAGCCCTTCGCCGACCGGGAATCGCCCGAGCTGAGCGGGGCCGCCATCGCAGCCGCCCTGAACCAGAAATATGCCCACGTCCAGGATGCCTTCATCGCCATGTTCCCGCCCCCGCCGGTGCAGGGGCTGGGGACCATCGGCGGCTTCAAGCTGCAGATCGAGGACCAGGCGGGCCTGGGCTATGACGCGCTCAACGAGGCGACCCAGGCCTTCATGGCCAAGGCGGCGACGGCCCCTGAACTGGCCGGCCTGTTCTCCAGCTTCCAGGTGAACGTGCCCCAGCTCTATGCCGATATCGACCGCACCAAGGCGCGGCAACTGGGTGTGGCGGTGACCGACGTGTTCGATACCCTGCAGATCTATCTGGGCTCGCTCTATGTGAACGACTTCAACAAGTTCGGCCGGACCTATTCGGTGCGGGTGCAGGCGGACGCCGCCTTCCGCGCCCGGGCCGACGATATCGGCCGCCTGCAGGTCCGCTCCAACACCGGCGAGATGGTGCCGCTGTCGGCCCTGCTGAACGTCGAGCCCAGCGCCGGGCCGGAACGCGCCATCCGCTACAACGGCTTCCTCTCGGCCGACGTGAACGGCGGGGCCGCGCCCGGTTACTCGACGGGCGAAGCGCAGGCAGCCGTCGACCGCATCGCGGCCGAGACCCTGCCCAAGGGCTTCGGCTTCGAATGGACCGAGCTCACCTATCAGCAGATCCTGGCGGGCAATTCGGCGATCCTGGTGTTCCCGGTCGCCATCCTGCTGGTCTTCCTGGTGCTGGCAGCCCAGTACGAAAGCCTGACCCTGCCCCTGTCGATCATCATGATCGTGCCCATGGGCCTGCTCGCGGCACTGACCGGGGTGTGGCTGTCGGACGGTGACAACAACATCTTCACCCAGATCGGCCTGATCGTGCTGGTCGGCCTGTCGGCGAAGAACGCGATCCTGATCGTGGAATTCGCCCGCGAGCTGGAATTCGCCGGACGAACGCCCATCCAGGCCGCGATCGAGGCCAGCCGCCTGCGCCTGCGCCCGATCCTGATGACCTCGCTCGCCTTCATCATGGGCGTGGTGCCCCTGGTGCTGTCGACCGGGGCGGGTGCCGAGATGCGCCACGCCATGGGTGTCGCGGTGTTCTCAGGCATGCTGGGCGTGACCCTGTTCGGGATCTTCCTCACCCCCGTGTTCTACGTCCTGCTGCGCCGGGTGACGGGCAACAAAGCCCTGAAACAGCACGGCGAGGTCCCGCACCTGGCAGCGGCACCGGCTGAGTGA
- a CDS encoding efflux RND transporter periplasmic adaptor subunit, with amino-acid sequence MSNPSKRRWWLAGLALTVTVAGAALAVQASQESGQAPQAAAPAPQALPVSVAVVEQRQVITWDEFSGRLEAIDRVEIRSRVAGVVQSVHFKEGALVAAGDLLYTIDPAPYAAEVERAQAQVAAAQARLSLAARDLDRAKGLTLSQSITQRDLDTRVNARSEAEANLNAAKAVLRDAQLSLGYTQVRAPVAGRVGRLEITVGNLIAAGAATPLLTTLVSVNPIYASFNVDEQVVARALGTLPAGDDPRNHLDQIPVEMGTATSDGTPYKGHLQLVDNTVDASSGTIRVRAIFDNVDGRLMPGQFARLRLGRAVPQPALVVSERAVGTNQDKKFVFVVGADDKVEYRDVTLGAVADGLRIVTSGLTPGERVVVNGLQRVRPGDLVDPQLAAMNPQTRAGEYAQR; translated from the coding sequence ATGTCCAATCCGTCCAAGCGCCGCTGGTGGCTCGCCGGCCTCGCCCTGACCGTTACCGTTGCCGGCGCCGCCCTGGCCGTCCAGGCCAGCCAGGAAAGCGGGCAGGCGCCCCAGGCCGCGGCCCCTGCGCCCCAGGCCCTGCCGGTCTCGGTCGCCGTGGTGGAACAGCGCCAGGTCATCACCTGGGATGAATTCTCGGGCCGCCTGGAAGCCATCGACCGGGTCGAGATCCGCTCGCGCGTCGCCGGCGTGGTCCAGTCCGTGCACTTCAAGGAAGGCGCCCTGGTGGCGGCCGGCGACCTGCTCTACACCATCGACCCGGCGCCCTATGCCGCCGAGGTGGAACGGGCCCAGGCCCAGGTCGCCGCCGCCCAGGCCCGCCTGTCGCTGGCCGCCCGTGACCTCGACCGTGCCAAGGGCCTGACCCTGTCGCAGTCGATCACCCAGCGCGACCTCGACACCCGCGTCAATGCCCGCTCGGAGGCCGAGGCCAACCTGAACGCCGCCAAGGCGGTGCTGCGCGATGCCCAGCTCAGCCTGGGCTACACACAGGTTCGTGCCCCGGTGGCCGGGCGCGTCGGCCGGCTGGAGATCACCGTCGGCAACCTGATCGCCGCCGGTGCCGCCACGCCCCTGTTGACCACGCTGGTTTCGGTCAACCCGATCTATGCCAGCTTCAATGTCGACGAGCAGGTTGTCGCCCGGGCGCTGGGCACCCTGCCCGCCGGCGACGACCCGCGCAATCATCTGGACCAGATCCCGGTCGAGATGGGCACGGCGACCAGCGACGGCACGCCCTACAAGGGCCACCTGCAACTGGTCGACAACACGGTCGACGCCAGCAGCGGCACGATCCGGGTGCGGGCCATCTTCGACAATGTCGACGGCCGCCTGATGCCCGGCCAGTTCGCCCGCCTGCGCCTGGGCCGCGCCGTGCCGCAGCCGGCCCTGGTGGTCAGCGAACGCGCCGTCGGCACCAACCAGGACAAGAAGTTCGTCTTCGTGGTCGGCGCCGACGACAAGGTCGAATACCGCGACGTGACCCTGGGTGCCGTGGCCGACGGCCTGCGCATCGTCACCAGCGGCCTGACGCCGGGTGAACGCGTGGTCGTCAACGGCCTGCAGCGCGTCCGCCCCGGCGACCTGGTCGACCCCCAGCTTGCCGCCATGAACCCCCAGACGCGCGCGGGCGAATACGCCCAGCGCTGA